A stretch of DNA from Pseudopipra pipra isolate bDixPip1 chromosome 1, bDixPip1.hap1, whole genome shotgun sequence:
CCTAATTGATGCAAAATTACTGAACGTAGCAGTCAAAGTTCTCAAACCTACTGATGAACTTTTTGTTTGTGTACCCCAGAGCTACTGTTATTTCCTCTCAAGACACTAAGTCGTAAATTAACTTGATGGTTTCCTTATTTATTAAATTTGAAAGTTGTGCTGAACTTATCAATTTTAAGAGTTACAAGCATCACAAAGATCTGAAAGTAGACTTTgagagtggggtttttttctgtagaaaaactGCTGGCAAAGCTGTCATTGCTACAGTTGTGTTGAAGCATAACTTCTTATGCAGTTAGTTTGTAGCAGAACTACTTCCCAAGTTTACAATACACAAAAGGCAATGAAcctaattttatttgttttaagttAAACTTAGCAGTGAATATTTTTGTTACAGCAAGCTGAGCAGCTAGGAAGGGAAGATCAACAGCGACTACATCGAAATAGAAAACTGGTGCTCATGGTAGATTTGGACCAGACATTGATCCATACTACAGAACAGCACTGCCAACAAATGTCCAACAAGGTATTTGGTGGTAACTTTCAAACCAGTGTAACAACAGGAATGTTTCTAGCATTTAAATGATGGTTTTTTAAGAGAACATGCTGTGATTAGGTAAAATTGCAATTaaagaataacagaaaatgAGGAACAAGTCTTCTGAAATATGTTCCTTTCTCTCCACATTGAAATtgacagttttctttcttccattcaAGCTTTCCTGTACTTTTTCAGTCTAATCACTTTAAGAGAGAAATTTCAGGTAGCTAATTTTaatctctgctttcctttctctgcaatTCACAAGCTGAGTACTCGGTAATGAGACTATTTTCCCTCCAAGTCTGAGGTGGATATAGTGAATTGCTGTTCAAAGTCCCTTTTTGAGCAATTCTCTGTGTTGCTGTGCTTGTCATTCCTTGAGTATGTCTAGGTTTTTTATCctctttggggattttttgggtggggagggagaggttgtgtgttgctttttaatttcttcattaaatGCTTGTCATTGAACTGATAAGGACTGTTAGCTTGTAACATTTCCAATTTGGAAACTTTAAAACCAGAAGCATGTTGAAATGTGTCTACGGTGTCTTTGAACCAGAGGATGCAAATTCAAATGTCAATATCTTGCAAACTGTGATTGcttatttgttctttctttcctcttgacATTCTTGCATGTCCAGTAGATTCAACACGTGTTTACACTCCTAGCAAAAAAAAACATACATTGCAATGAAGAGGAAAGGGAACCGTGAATATTCAACTTAAGGATTAAAAAACCCTCCATTTTTACCTGAAAGGCTATGCCTTTGCCTGTGTGGTTTGAAGAAACCTGTGTATTTGCATggtttgaagaaaaatactttttaaaatattgagaTTTTTGACTGGGATCTTTATCTACAAGCTTCCTTCCTGGTTTGCGTCTGATGGTTTATTTGCATAGACATCATATTTTTTCATCCAACAAAGTCTTTCTCTGAGCTCAGTACATATATGTGTGAAGTTCACTGAGAGATACTGACTGGAGTGAGATCCTgaacttttctgaaaaaagcAGCTTGAGAAATTTCTCGGATTAGTTTGCCATTAGTAAAGATTTGATTGAAAGCCACACCTGTAATCATAACCTTTTCAACAGTACAGCTTCCTGCATTTGAAAACCTTATTGTTGGACTGCCTGGCACAGAGCAAAAATGTGCTTCGAATTTTATTCATCCACATAATCTTGTGGCCAAAACTTGCTTTAGTCTAGTCAGACCAAATAAAGGTAGTGGAAGTCATGGAAGAGGGCACTTCTGGAATgctgacatttttttttactgttttgatAACATTCAACATGCTTTTTCTTCTAGGGAATATTTCATTTCCAGTTAGGTCGAGGTGAACCAATGTTGCACACGCGTTTGCGTCCTCATTGTAAGGAATTCCTGGAGAAAATTGCCAAGCTCTATGAATTACATGTTTTTACTTTTGGAAGCAGGCTGTATGCACATACAATTGCAGGTGAGTAGTGTGTTTACGTTTTAACAATATTTGCATCCTCAGCCTTCATATTCACATGACTAATTTTCCTTCTGTGGTTGTTTTTAAgtatttgttctttgttttgtgCAAAGCCATCTCCTAAATAGTCCTGTAAGTAGAATTCTTAGCTTGTTTACAAAGACAGTGCCTGTATGGCCTGTAATAGTAGAAATAATCTTTTTCCACCATCAGATGTGCTTTAGAGAATCAGATTGTGGCATGACAACTTGTGCCTTCTTATTGAATTAAGGAATTATGTCGATGGGCTCTAAAAATTATCTACAAAATCACTTGTCTTAAAAATCTAAAGTAACCATtccataaaaacaaacaatgtGAGATTATCTCCTCCTGTGGGGAACACCAACCCCCCCACGTTGTTTCCTTCCACCAAAGGAAATTTTGCTGCTATAAAACAGTTTACAGCAGTTCTATTTATGTCCTGGAGCTGAGATGCACTTActtcaggaaaaacagaagtcTAGCAGTATTTTCACATATTCTTTTCAAGaacttagaaatattttctcctaGTAAATGAAAACTTGCATTTGAATTATAGCAGTGGTAGTCTCTTGTGTGGGTCACtgaatgaaatttttttccaagtagaaaagaaaactgCCCTGGTTATGCAAGGATATGGGTCAGAATCATGTTAGGAATATGACCATATGTTTAAACTGTCAAGATGGGGTGAAAGCCAATTTTAGTCTACCCCGGCAGAATAGCATTATCTCCTCAAGCATTATCTTTATCAAGTCTGTTGGTCTAAGACAATATAATTAACAATGTTTTAGGTTGACTCTGCATGTCAAATTGTCCGTGCTGCTGTTCCATGTCTCCTagcttttttttaagttgtcttTCACATCTACTTTTTTTGTGTTATTGCCAGGAGTGCTTTGAACAACACTGTCCCAGTTATCCCACTTCTCGGCAAGAGAGGAAGATTCCAAAATAGTCAGAGAGCTAACTATCCTAGTTAACTTTCAaacagtttagaaaaaaaatatataggtAAACAATTCTTTATGCATGTTGAATACCACAGAAGAGGCTTGTAATGACAAATACGAGACTTTTGAATGACAACATACAATATTTCTGTAATCAGAATGTGATGCCTATTTGTAGTCTGCAGCTAATTCTCCTTGAAAGAAAGTTTGAGAGCCGTGTCCTGTCCTGCCCATCCAAGTGAACATTTCTACGTTACTCAGTCTTTATTGACTGTTGTTTGAATAATATTCCTAAAGCTTTGTCAGTCTCACTGTTGGATTATACATTGTGTACTGCTAATGCATTGACACTTCTGTACCCAGCTGTTCTTCTTAGAATCTGTTTTTATCTTGTGTAACAAAAGGGGGATAGTTTCTCATACACTAGATTTAAATACCTGTGTGGTATTTAGAAGTGGGTGGACAATCTTCCTCACCTCTATCTGTGTACCAAAATCTGGCATGTGGCCTAAGGCCGGAAGATGTATAccaaataaaatcagaagatgTATAGCAAATAGGCTTTAGAGCCAGGGAGAAGAATGAGTTGCAGGGGTAGTTAACTCATAATATAGGAGAGCTCAATCTTCTCTTTATGTGTGATTTGGTCCTCTGCCCATTTTAATCTCCGAGGTAAAATTTGGATTACTTTACAGTCCCCATGCTAGGATAGACTGATACTTGAAATGTTACAAGCATCTTAGTGGGCATCATACTCAAGCTGCTCCATTATTCTATAGAGGAAATGGCCACCAAATGAGCTAGTTAGGGTATTGCTGCTTCCCTGTATCCCCAGACTTCTGGATTTTTGCCTGAAGTTAACCTCATCAAAGGCATTCAAACTGCAAGTGAATTACTTGTGCAGTAATGGTGATAGTTTCAGTTGAAATCTGTGGAGAAACAGTTGATACAGTCTTTGATCTCTTGGTCACCTGTGCAACCAAGATGCGGTAACAGAAATACGTAGCTGATACATACAGAGAACACTTGATGGCAGTATTGGTTAAATGATTTCTCACAGAGACCTGTCAGTTTGATATTTTATCGAACTTGTAACAAAATGTTGGGGATTTTTCTCATAAGAAGAAGGTTGTTTCCTTATGTCCTGTATATACATCCTATATTTCTTTGTGAAATCTGAACTCTGGGCTGCACCTTTCATGTCCTAGAAAGCTTTTGCAAACAGATAATATCTTGTCAGTCCTTTTCTCTCATCTCAGCTGCCTTCTATCATCTCTTAAGTGGGATTAGCTGAGAATTGTAAACACCATTCATATCTGCTGAAATAATTTATCCTAAACCCCTTATTAGTTTGACTCATTAACAAAATGGTATCTAGTAGTATGTTTATGAAGATGAGTTTGGATTTTATAATCTAGAGCTCCCTGTAGTATTTCACCACTACATAATTATTTTGGCCAATTGTAGCCTCTGCTTAGTTTTATCTTGGTGGAAATACCtgcatttacttatttttaatgtaacGATTTTAGTCAGATTTATGTTCTATTTGCTGTCATATACCAATTAAAAGTTAATGTTTCAATTATAAGAGTATGTGCTTTACTCACTAGTTGTCTTGTTTACTCTTGCATGGAGTAGAATTGCTGAATAGGAGAGTGAATAACCCATATAGCCTTTTCCAAGCTTTAAAGATTATATTAACATACTATTGCTGAAAACCAATTATGTATGATGAGTAAAATCTTCCCCTGAGATGCGAAAACATCAAGGTTGTTTGTTATGTTGATTTAATTGACTAGGGAGGATctaaaagaaaccaaacagtTTGACCTGTAAAGAACTTTCTCAAAAGACCAGTactgttttctgtgttattCAAGTAGCTTTGAAAGACCCGACTCTGTTAAGGTGGGCTTTTATCTGTGCAGATGGATCTTTGAGCGGTATCCTCAGTGTAGCAGCTTACTGATAAACCTTCACCAAACATTGCCTTTATTATGCTACCTCATCTCTAATCCCTGGCAGACAGGGTTTCTGCATTTGGGCTTTTTTAGTTCAGCTTCCTTTTTCTTACAGTTTTAGCTAGACAACACTGCAACTGAGTGCATCATTGCGGTTTTACCATGTAATCAGTGCACTCCTGTCCAATTTAGTGTATTAAAACAATTAGTGGAAGAGAATTTTATTGGGAAGAACAGCAACTTGTATGACAGCTTATGTAGTTTGTCAAAGTATCTGTGTGTATGGCAATAAATCTTTGTAGCTAATTCTCTCAATTCATTATGCCTAGGTACTGCAAGGGTCTCACTACAGGGGATGATTCTTCGAGTTTGCAGCAATTCTTAAGCATAGTCGGGTGAGTTAAGGTTGAACCTCTGTCCTTAACTCggaattttcttgcttttatggGTTTTAAGTTATTCCAATTACACATTAATATTAAGTACATATAAGATCAACTTTCAGACGTgatgactgatttttttttttttttttttaatttataccCTCTGTTTTTGAACTCCCAACTTAACGTACTCCTGGGAGCTAGACAGCTAAAAAGACTTGAACGTGTCGTCTGTGAAAATCTCAAAACtccttgaaagaaaattaaagttgGTCCTTAGAGTCTGTGGTCATTTTGAACTCTGTTTCTGACAATAAGATGACcaccatttaaaataaaagaaaataaaactttaaaaaattgttCCCAAGTAAGTATTGACTGCCTTGTATTATTCATAAGAATGAAGTTGATGCTAACTTCAGTACAAAttcagtaaaatgaaaaatacaaattagcATGTAAAATGCCAGTTTCTTTCTAAGTGATTATGTGACTTTGATCTGGTCATGAGGGTGAACTTCATTATTGGAGACTACTTCAGAAGCATATGCATGTGTGTTTGTACACCCAAATCACCACTTTCCTAAATAAGGGCATTTTACCTTGCTTTAAGATCAGCTAGCACAGcttctgtttcagttttggtttgtctttttttttttttttttttaaagagttcaGTCAGAAAAGTTACTGCAACTGGGCCTAAATATTTCTAGGAATCCCAGGATACGTTTATTATATGTAGATGTACTGAAGTAGTTGTTAGAGGTACAACTTAAAACCTACAAACGCAAGAGCTCCGGCTGGAACTGTCCCTTAACTTGCCCACTGTGCTTAAGTATTGCAGCACATTGCCGACTCTTGAGACTTCTCTGCAGTCCCTAGGAATAATGAGCTAAGGAGAGCATTTAGCTTTAAAGAACCAGCTATAGAGAAATAAATGTAAGTTGCAAAAATCATGTGTATCTATCACCTGCCATATCTCTTTCAGCCTTATTAATTTGGCGGTCAAATTAAGTTATTTTCGTTTCAGTTTTATTGCCATCTTGAAAGACAGTGAgatgggatttttaaaattaatccaACTGAATTAGCTACAAATACTTGATCCGCTGTACTTTCTCCCATATAACCTCTTACCTTAAAATTGTCTGTTAAACTGCTGTTGTGCAGACTAAAAGAGATGAACTATGTAGAACGTCAATAAGGAACAAACACCTTGAACattaactttttaatttcttcttccaaaAGGATTTTTGGACCCTGAAAAGAAGCTTTTTTCCCATCGGATATTGTCAAGGGATGAATGTATCGATCCATTTTCTAAGACTGGGAATCTTAGGTATGTATACAGGTCTTAAGCATTATACAAAACAGGACaacaaggagagaaaatatgctaaataaaataaaaagtactcCATCTGTACTTGTCATGTTTATAGTCCTTTATCTGCCTCTTAAATATCAACACCATCTCAATAAAACTGAGATATTAGGCATTGCAGTATTTCATCTACTTAATGGGTTCTGTGGTGGCAGAACAGTGAAAGTGTGAAGCAATGGCATCATGTTTTCACTTGCACTTTTTATTCTTGCAACAACCACATTTCCACTTTGTCTTGTGATCTTTATAATGATTTGTATGTTGTGGGTTTTCTTAATTAAACCAAAACTCTCAGTTCGAGGTTAATTTATAATTGGATATCTAGTATTCTGGCTTTCAAATGTGCCATAAGCAGGTTCTCTTCTCTAGTGTTTCTTGAAATTAGGTCATCTAGAGCCTTGAATTCATATTGTAATCTAAATTCACGTTCACACATTTTTCAGAGTATAAAAACAGATATGTTTCATCTAGCTTtatgaaatactaaaaattaTTGCCTCTCTGCATCTGTCTGTAGCAAATgagaagcttttttcttttcttgctctgGTTTTTTAATATGCACTTCAGGTACTCTTCTTCCTCCACCTACATGAGAGGTGATATTAGtatttttgcttcctttatCTTGGATGAGCCTACTCTTTAAAAACTCTTCTTGtgtcttttttcctatttatataTAGGTAGTGTATTGGCCATGTGATAGTTGGCTTCAGGCTGTTTGTCAACAAAAACAGTGAAAACTAGACTGAAATGCTGTAATGTTTTGTTCTTGCAGAGGTTTGTTGGTTTCTACTTCTAGCCTTTGggataaagattttaaaataggtgtttctttttttattaattttaatctgTTTGAATATTGTATTTTGAATTCTGTAATTTTAGTATTGCTGAAATTTTTGTAAGTTAATGAATAATCATGTTCTGCAGACATGCTCATAATAAACCAGAACATCAACAGAAACTACCTTCATTGCTATATAATTTCTAAAACTGGATCAATTTTATCAACTCTTCTGTCTCTTAGAGATCTCTTTCCATGTGGGGATTCCATGGTTTGCATCATTGATGATAGAGAGGATGTTTGGAAGTTTGCACCCAATTTGATAACTGTGAAGAAGTATGTATACTTTCAGGGGATAGGAGATATTAATGCACCTCCTGGATCCAgagaaatgcaaatgaagaagAAAGGTAATTGGATTAGTTTTAAACCACCTTTACAACTTTGTCCACTTTTAAAACATGGTTGATACAAGTCATTGTGGTGGTCTTTAGTGGTATTGCAGTTATGCTCAGATGGGAAATCCTAGACTACTGTAGTTGACAGCTCAAATGTGAGTTCAGTAAAACTAGGCTGTTTTTGTTGAGAGCTTTCCTTTTGGCAGGCAACCACAGCAGAAGTGGAGTAGTGGTAGTAGTGTTATGGCTGAGAGCTGGTTTGGCAATACACCAAACTGTTCAAGAACATGTAGAGGGGGACAGTTTCTTCCCCCATGCCCATGTAAAACATTTCAGTTATTTGCTTTCTGTAGGTTTCTCCTTTTTGGTCCCCTTCCTTGCCCTTGGGACTTGGAAGTAATAGTTATTAAACTCTGGTCTCAACATTCTGAAAATGAATGTTTTGATCTCTGTTTACCTCCCTTATTATGCTAATAAAATTAATGTGGGATTTTTAGCATCTGTTTAACATGTTGTCCCAGCATTTGACACAAGAACCTTTTGTTCAGTAGGCTCAGCAGCGTAATACACGTAATGAATTTAGAAGGTGTGTATCACTAGGTTAGTAataatttggggggaaaatgtatttcaaacacAGTGTCTTAGGAAAGAAttgcaggaatttttttttagccgaggtttgtttttttttttgtttgtttttactacATGTGACATTGTTCTTCTTCCCTTGTTGAACTAGAGGTGTCCAATATGGAAACAGGAATAATGTACTCAGCCTGAATCAGGTCTCTGTGATGTAGGACTTCTACATTTGACTCTCATTGTTACTTGCAGGACAGGAACATGCACACAGAAGGGAGACAAAGTAGAGTGACTTCACACAGTGTTCCTGGTGAATGTTTGTGTGCAAATTTTTGGATAtctgcaatttctttttctccagaagAGACATCTGCAGACACATCCTAGAACTACTTTTTCTGTCTGTGACTCTTACCCATTTACTTGCATTCAGTCAGTCTCAAATGAAGTTTGAATGGCATCTTTGTATTGCTAAAACATGTATATCTTTTCAAGtattaaaatgcaattattttgcTATGAAAAGTAGGTCATATTTGAAAGACATGGAAGTTTATAAAGGAAGTTCTTGTACTATAGTTCTGGATTAAGACCTTATGAAGCAAATTCTGCCCcaccccccccttttttctctccattgcagtatttttgtttccttgagTTGTAATCATAAAACTTATGCTACAAGGTAAATCGCTTAATGTTTGCATAGTTAACAAGTAATTACTTATGACCTgcatgttttaaagaaaaaaaactggtTACATAACTTCTTTATAAAAGTAAAGTTTGTTAGATTTTCCAGTTCTTTCTAGTACTCACTGACACCTAGAATATGTTAACAACTTTCAAAAGCCTAGTGATGAATGCCAGACATAATGAAGTCTGACTCCATATGTCAACTTTGTGTTTaaggtaaaagaaaattaaattttgattaatcttaaaaaaaaaaaaacacatgaagaatgagaatatatatatgttttctttcttgcctgTGTTTTAGTAAACCACTCTACAAAACCAGAGGTACTGGATCCAACAGTGACATCAGCAAAGGAtgctgaagaaataaagaatgTTATATGTGTAGAAGAACAAAGCAATGGTCTCAAGAAAGCTGCAAAGGACACTTGCACTGCAAATGGCAGTACTTCTGTAAGCAGTGAAATATCTGATGGTGATATGAACTGCCGTGATAAAGTTGATGCCCAGGACTCCTTAAATGATAGCACTGATCACAAAATGGACAGTGAGGTCACTAACGATTTGACAAATACAAAAGAATCTCAGATTTCTTCCGAACAAGTTGATAGAACAATTACAGAGAAACAGCAAACCCAAGAGAAGACAACAAATGTCTTGGACTTTGAACTGTCTAGCGACAGTGAAAGTGACGGTGGTTTGGATACCAGAAAGTCATCCACTTCTGTATCAGATAGTGAGAatgaggaaaagagaagctggAAGAGATCCAAACAACCTCTGCAGGATGACAGTTTGGAGAAAGAGAGTTGCACTGATGTGAGTGAGAAAAAGGATGGTCTAGTGAACCATTCTGGGGACACACAGTCTCTGTCTGGTGAAAATACCCAGGACAAAACTGATCTTGAAGCACAAGAAGAAAGTGAACAGGAAAGCCTTTGTGATTTAGGTAATGGGTGTGCAGACAAGAAAGAAGCTGaaacagaatcccagaatagcGAACAGTCTGGAATTACAATGGGTGAGTCCTTAGACCAGAgtatggaggaggaagaggaggaggatgataCAGATGATGACGACCATTTAATATATCTTGAAGAGATCCTTGTGCGAGTTCACACTGATTATTACACAAAGTATGACAAATACCTGAAAAAAGAGATTGAGGAAATTCCAGACATCAGAAAAATAGTACCAGAACTAAAAAGTAAAGTGTTGTCAGATGTAACCATAATATTTAGTGGACTTTACCCAACAAACTTCCCCATTGAGAAAACACGGGAACACTATCATGCCACAGCACTTGGAGCTAAAATTGTGAAGAATCTAGTACTGAGTGCTGATGATCCTGATAAAGCAACACATCTCATTGCAGCAAGGACAGGTAGGTATTTGAGACTTGAGTTTTCCAGCAGCTTTTTGGCTGATACAGTTCATGCGTGCCTTGAGCTGTTTTTCTGTATAACCTACAGGCTTTAATGTAACAGAGATTTGAATTGAAATTACGGAAAGATTCTTCCTAAATTGATTTAGAAGCCTTTtgaaaaggatttttctttttgtcgTCTTTTTAATCGTGTGGGTTTTAATTGTTAAAAGAAGGATGCACTAAATAACCTCTGATGTAGTGTGTTATGTCTCACTTT
This window harbors:
- the CTDP1 gene encoding RNA polymerase II subunit A C-terminal domain phosphatase; translated protein: MEEREERGGGPGTEGPAAVAEIRAPGPRPLRLLEWKVSVGAAVQIGSVLALCAPLPPPAPPPSAAGSGPPGRAQRGGAERRLRAERPGVVRELCARPGQVIAPGTVLVRLEGCSHPVVMKGLCAECGQDLTQIRSRNGKQNVPLSTATVSMVHSVPELKVSSEQAEQLGREDQQRLHRNRKLVLMVDLDQTLIHTTEQHCQQMSNKGIFHFQLGRGEPMLHTRLRPHCKEFLEKIAKLYELHVFTFGSRLYAHTIAGFLDPEKKLFSHRILSRDECIDPFSKTGNLRDLFPCGDSMVCIIDDREDVWKFAPNLITVKKYVYFQGIGDINAPPGSREMQMKKKVNHSTKPEVLDPTVTSAKDAEEIKNVICVEEQSNGLKKAAKDTCTANGSTSVSSEISDGDMNCRDKVDAQDSLNDSTDHKMDSEVTNDLTNTKESQISSEQVDRTITEKQQTQEKTTNVLDFELSSDSESDGGLDTRKSSTSVSDSENEEKRSWKRSKQPLQDDSLEKESCTDVSEKKDGLVNHSGDTQSLSGENTQDKTDLEAQEESEQESLCDLGNGCADKKEAETESQNSEQSGITMGESLDQSMEEEEEEDDTDDDDHLIYLEEILVRVHTDYYTKYDKYLKKEIEEIPDIRKIVPELKSKVLSDVTIIFSGLYPTNFPIEKTREHYHATALGAKIVKNLVLSADDPDKATHLIAARTGTEKVRQAQDCKDLHVVNPDWLWSCLERWDKVEEQLFPLKDDYIKTHRENSPATFPDTPSTFQTALFHPTPIHPKSQPGPEVRLYDPNTGKLIRKGTQTSGQSMYIQSPAPPITLPVHGEHSSFRVVQPHQQQMFEEEELPASENEEQPGPSKRKRQPSMSETMPLYTLCKEDLESMDKEVDDILGEGSDESDSEKKKPEEEGEKPQTSATETLGRKTDQRPGSSSSSSSERSLTGSIPRGHKRKLDDDDAASDSSKESSNEDEEGSSSEADEMAAALEAELNDFM